From the genome of Candidatus Tectomicrobia bacterium:
ACCTGCCGACGGGGCTGGTCGTAACCTGCCAGGACGAGAAGAGCCAGCACAAGAACAAGGCCAAGGCGATGAAGATCCTCTCGGCCCACCTCTTGGACCTCAAGATCCGCGAGCAGATGGCCGAGCGCTCGGCCCACCGCAAGAGCCTCATCGGCAGCGGGGACCGCAGCGACCGGATCCGCACCTACAACTTTCCCCAGGACCGTGTGACCGACCACCGCATCGGCCTCACCCTCCACAACCTCCCCGCCTTCATGGCCGGGGAGATCGACGAGATGATCCGGGGCGTGACCGAGAGCCACGAGGCCGAGCGGCTGGCCGAGCTCGAGGAGACCGAGTCCGGGATCGCCGCCGGATGAGCGGGGGGCTCGCCGTGCCGGCGCTCCCGAGGACGGCCGGGGCCGCCGCGGCGGAGCTCAGGCGGCGGTTCGCGGCGGCCGGGGTCGAGAACCCGGCCGGGGACGCCGAGGTCCTCCTCGCCTGGCTCCTCGGCTGCGACCGTGCCCGCCTCCACGCCCATCCCGAGACCGGGCTTTCACTCTCCCTCGTTGAGCGGCTCGATGCGGCCGCCGCGCGGCGCGAGCGGCGCGAGCCGCTGGCTTACATCACCGGCGAAAAGGAGTTCTGGTCACTCCCGTTCCGGGTGGGACCGGGCGTCCTCGTCCCCCGCCCCGAGACCGAGCTCCTCGTCGAGCGGGGGATCGCGCTTCTCAGGGAGCGGGAGGCTCCGCTCATTCTCGACCTGGGGACCGGCTCCGGCGCGGTCGCGGTGGCCCTCGCCCATGAGCTGCCGCGCGCCCGCGTCATCGCCACGGACGTGAGCGAAACTGCCCTCCGCTGCGCCCGGGAGAACGCCCGGCGCAACGGGGTGGAGAGCCGGGTGGAGCTCCTCCGTGCCGATTTATCCGGTGGGCTCCCGGAGGGCGCCTTCGACCTCGTCGTCTCGAATCCGCCCTATGTGCCGTCGGGCGAGATCGCCGGGCTGATGCCCGAGGTGTCGCGCCACGAGCCCGTGGAGGCCCTGGACGGGGGGCCGGACGGCATGCGCTTCCTGCGCGCCATCATCCGGGGGGCGCCGGCCCGCTTGCGCCCGGGGGGCGCCCTGCTCCTCGAGACGGCGCCCGGCCAGATCCCCCTGTGCTTGGCCGAGGCGCGTGCGGCGGGGGCGTTCGCCGAGCCCCGCGCCTGGCGCGACCTGGCGGGGCGGGAGCGCGTCCTCGAGGCGGTGAGGGCATAGCGTGGATCAGTTCCGCATCCAGGGCGGCGCGCCGCTCCGGGGGGAGATCGCGGCGAGCGGCTCGAAGAACGCCACCCTCCCCATACTGGCCGCCTCCCTCCTGGCGGAGGAGCCCTGCCTCCTGCGCGGGGTGCCGCGCCTCCGCGACATCGAGACCTTCCTCGAGCTGCTGGACGGCTTCGGCGTCCGCCACCAATGGACGGGCCGGGACGAGCTCCGGCTGGACCCGGCCCGCGCCCGCTCCGGCACCGCCCCCTACGACCTGGTGCGCACCATGCGGGCCTCGGTCATGGTGCTGGGGCCCCTCGTGGCGCGCTTCGGCCACGCGCGCGTCTCCCTGCCGGGGGGCTGCGCCATCGGCGCCCGCCCCATCGACCAGCACCTGAAGGGCCTGGAGGCGCTGGGCGCCGAGATCGGCCTCGAAGCGGGCTACATCGAGGCGCGGGCCCGGCGCCTTCGCGGGGCGCGGATCTCCTTCGACCTTTCCACCGTCACCGGCACCAAGAACCTGATGATGGCGGCGTCGCTGGCCGAGGGGGTCACGGTGCTGGAGAACGCGGCGCGCGAGCCCGAGGTGGGCGCGCTGGCCGATCTGCTGAACCGGATGGGCGCCCGCGTGCGGGGGGCGGGCACCTCGGTCATCGAGGTGGAGGGGGTGGAGAGCCTCCGGGGTTTCGAGGTGGACGTGCTGCCGGACCGCATCGAGACGGGCACCCTGATGATCGCGGGGGCCATCACCGGGGGGGACGTAAAGGTGCGCCGCTGCGTCCCCGCCCACGTGGACGCCCTTTCCATCCGGCTGCGGGAGGCGGGCCTGAGCGTCACCGAGGGGGAGGACTGGGTGCGGGTGGAGTCCCAGGGCGTCATCCGGCCCGTGAACGTGAAGACGGCGCCCTACCCGGGCTTCCCCACCGACCTGCAGGCCCAGTTCATGGCCCTCATGGCGGTGGCGGACGGTGCCTGCGCCATCACCGAGACCATTTTCGAGAACCGCTTCATGCACGCGGCCGAGCTGGTGCGCATGGGCGCCCGCATATCGC
Proteins encoded in this window:
- the murA gene encoding UDP-N-acetylglucosamine 1-carboxyvinyltransferase, producing MDQFRIQGGAPLRGEIAASGSKNATLPILAASLLAEEPCLLRGVPRLRDIETFLELLDGFGVRHQWTGRDELRLDPARARSGTAPYDLVRTMRASVMVLGPLVARFGHARVSLPGGCAIGARPIDQHLKGLEALGAEIGLEAGYIEARARRLRGARISFDLSTVTGTKNLMMAASLAEGVTVLENAAREPEVGALADLLNRMGARVRGAGTSVIEVEGVESLRGFEVDVLPDRIETGTLMIAGAITGGDVKVRRCVPAHVDALSIRLREAGLSVTEGEDWVRVESQGVIRPVNVKTAPYPGFPTDLQAQFMALMAVADGACAITETIFENRFMHAAELVRMGARISLDGRTAHVEGAPGLQGAVVMATDLRASASLVLAGLAASGETIVRRVYHLDRGYERLEARLRSLGADIERVAE
- the prmC gene encoding peptide chain release factor N(5)-glutamine methyltransferase; translated protein: MSGGLAVPALPRTAGAAAAELRRRFAAAGVENPAGDAEVLLAWLLGCDRARLHAHPETGLSLSLVERLDAAAARRERREPLAYITGEKEFWSLPFRVGPGVLVPRPETELLVERGIALLREREAPLILDLGTGSGAVAVALAHELPRARVIATDVSETALRCARENARRNGVESRVELLRADLSGGLPEGAFDLVVSNPPYVPSGEIAGLMPEVSRHEPVEALDGGPDGMRFLRAIIRGAPARLRPGGALLLETAPGQIPLCLAEARAAGAFAEPRAWRDLAGRERVLEAVRA